The proteins below are encoded in one region of Casimicrobium huifangae:
- a CDS encoding DUF3106 domain-containing protein, with protein sequence MTPRHGNLLSAAAAANVQRLAAVLLFSLGLLFSPGAMAQKWQDLKPEEQKVLAPLQADWGTLSDIRKKKWREIAAKYPTMPPDQQQKLHDRMAGWAKLTPDERRKAREQYNELKTLPAEKRAAVPQKWDEYRNLPPEKRDELRKKAAEQPKPAVPARSASPSAKTPQAAPAPAATGTAPTQPAPAVPPSSPGK encoded by the coding sequence GTGACACCACGGCACGGTAACCTGCTTTCCGCAGCAGCGGCCGCGAACGTCCAACGACTCGCGGCCGTTTTGCTTTTCTCGCTCGGGCTGTTGTTCTCGCCGGGCGCGATGGCGCAGAAGTGGCAGGACCTGAAGCCGGAAGAGCAGAAAGTTCTCGCGCCCCTGCAGGCGGACTGGGGCACCCTGTCAGATATTCGCAAGAAGAAATGGCGCGAGATCGCCGCCAAATACCCGACGATGCCGCCTGATCAACAGCAGAAGCTGCATGATCGCATGGCCGGATGGGCCAAACTGACGCCCGACGAGCGACGCAAAGCGCGAGAACAGTACAACGAACTGAAGACCCTTCCCGCAGAAAAGCGTGCGGCCGTACCGCAGAAGTGGGACGAATATCGCAATCTGCCGCCAGAGAAGCGTGACGAACTGCGCAAGAAGGCGGCCGAGCAGCCCAAGCCAGCCGTCCCCGCCCGCTCGGCATCGCCCTCGGCGAAGACTCCGCAGGCCGCTCCTGCGCCGGCCGCAACGGGCACTGCCCCGACGCAACCGGCGCCGGCTGTGCCACCCTCCAGTCCGGGCAAATAG
- a CDS encoding RDD family protein — protein MSAPTVPLSASTPASPPIAGLWRRFGAFVHELLFLVAYLFIVGLIFASLSGESMSAGRPQVLTGPVAVLQQAYLFLSIGAYFMYFWIDGRRTLAFKTWSLRLLSVDGGTVSRRQAVIRYLATWIGPALGLGMFMLIGTKGSAWWILGLFANFLWAFADRERQFLHDRLAGTRVVFSAQ, from the coding sequence ATGTCTGCGCCCACTGTTCCCCTGTCTGCCTCAACACCTGCCAGTCCGCCAATCGCGGGCCTCTGGCGTCGCTTCGGCGCCTTTGTCCACGAGCTGCTTTTTCTCGTCGCCTATCTGTTCATCGTTGGCCTGATCTTCGCCTCGCTGTCGGGCGAATCGATGAGTGCCGGCCGCCCGCAGGTGCTGACCGGACCGGTCGCCGTGTTGCAGCAGGCCTACCTGTTTCTGTCGATAGGCGCCTACTTCATGTATTTCTGGATCGACGGGCGGCGCACGCTCGCCTTCAAGACCTGGTCGCTGCGGCTGCTTTCTGTCGACGGCGGTACAGTTTCTCGGCGGCAGGCCGTCATCCGCTACCTCGCCACCTGGATCGGCCCGGCGCTGGGGCTCGGCATGTTCATGCTGATCGGTACCAAAGGCAGCGCCTGGTGGATTCTTGGGCTGTTCGCCAATTTCCTGTGGGCATTTGCAGACCGTGAACGGCAGTTCCTGCACGACCGGCTGGCCGGCACGCGGGTGGTCTTTTCGGCACAATAG
- a CDS encoding ATP phosphoribosyltransferase regulatory subunit, which produces MRKWVLPDYVEDVLPPEAQRMEATRRALLDSFAAAGYALVNPPLIEHLEALLTGTGRDLEHNTFKLIDPLSGKLLGVRPDITPQVARIDATYSGSDASTPRRYCYAGEVLRAEASIGSSRALTQVGAELFGDATVNGDVEIVRLMIASAKAAGAAPLLLDCGHVGVFKALAQHYELSPKATQAADAALAAKSSTALSDIKSLSDEARQTLATLTTLFGPAKTVLQRARAALPRNATITAALDQLEAVATAITESGAQCSLDLADLPGLDYHTGLVFVAYLQGTTHVVARGGRYDGVGEAFTQGNARARPATGFSFVDLRALAEVTA; this is translated from the coding sequence ATGCGCAAATGGGTTCTCCCCGATTACGTTGAAGATGTGCTGCCGCCCGAGGCGCAGCGCATGGAAGCCACGCGCCGCGCGCTGCTCGACAGCTTCGCCGCTGCTGGCTACGCACTGGTCAACCCGCCGCTAATCGAGCATCTCGAAGCCCTGCTCACCGGCACCGGCCGCGACCTTGAACACAACACCTTCAAGCTGATCGACCCGCTCTCCGGCAAGCTGCTCGGCGTGCGGCCTGACATCACGCCGCAGGTCGCGCGCATCGACGCCACCTATTCCGGCAGTGACGCCAGCACGCCGCGCCGCTATTGCTACGCTGGCGAAGTGTTGCGCGCCGAGGCCAGCATCGGCTCCAGCCGCGCGCTGACGCAGGTGGGCGCCGAGCTGTTTGGCGATGCCACCGTCAACGGCGACGTGGAAATCGTCCGGTTGATGATCGCGTCCGCCAAAGCGGCAGGCGCCGCGCCGCTGCTGCTCGACTGCGGCCATGTCGGTGTGTTCAAGGCGCTGGCGCAGCACTACGAACTCTCGCCCAAGGCCACCCAGGCGGCCGACGCCGCGCTCGCCGCCAAAAGCAGCACCGCGCTGTCCGACATCAAATCGCTGTCCGACGAAGCCCGGCAGACGCTCGCCACGCTGACCACGCTGTTCGGCCCAGCCAAGACCGTGCTGCAACGCGCCCGCGCCGCGCTGCCGCGCAACGCCACGATCACCGCCGCGCTCGACCAGCTCGAAGCCGTCGCCACCGCCATCACCGAATCTGGCGCGCAGTGCTCGCTCGACCTCGCCGACCTGCCGGGGCTCGACTATCACACCGGCCTCGTCTTCGTCGCCTATCTGCAAGGCACAACGCATGTCGTCGCCCGCGGCGGCCGCTATGACGGCGTCGGTGAAGCCTTCACCCAAGGCAATGCCCGCGCACGACCGGCGACCGGTTTCTCGTTTGTTGATCTGCGGGCGCTGGCCGAGGTCACCGCGTGA
- a CDS encoding adenylosuccinate synthase, translated as MPRNVVVIGTQWGDEGKGKIVDWLAEQVHGVVRFQGGHNAGHTLVVNGKKTVLRLIPSGMLHPHTTCYLGNGVVVSPADLMKEIGELEAAGVEVRSRLKIAHACPVVAPYHVAVDQAREAKRGDAKIGTTGRGIGPTYEDKVARRAIRLHDLTEPTLEAKLKEVLEYHNFMLANYLNAPTVDYAQTLDTLRKAGEQIAPMLADVSHALTEARRHGKPLLFEGAQGTLLDVDNGTYPFVTSSNCVSGAAGPGAGVGARMIDYVLGITKAYTTRVGSGPFPTELFDDIGAGLAKRGNEFGSVTGRPRRCGWLDIPALKRSFEINGVDGMAIMKLDVLSGMDEIKICTGYDFRGEWIDRLPYGSSAVADCKPVYETLAGWKESVFGIRKFEQLPMNAQSYLKRVEALTGVPIALVSTGFERDDTILMQHPLN; from the coding sequence ATGCCACGTAACGTCGTCGTCATCGGCACCCAATGGGGTGACGAAGGTAAAGGGAAAATTGTTGATTGGCTCGCCGAACAGGTGCACGGTGTCGTGCGCTTTCAGGGCGGCCACAATGCCGGCCACACACTGGTCGTCAACGGCAAAAAGACGGTGCTGCGCCTGATTCCGTCGGGCATGCTGCATCCGCACACCACCTGCTATCTCGGCAATGGCGTCGTGGTGTCGCCCGCGGACCTGATGAAGGAAATCGGCGAACTGGAAGCCGCAGGCGTTGAAGTGCGTTCGCGCCTCAAGATTGCCCACGCCTGCCCGGTGGTCGCGCCGTATCACGTTGCGGTTGACCAGGCCCGCGAAGCCAAGCGCGGTGACGCCAAGATCGGGACCACCGGCCGCGGCATCGGCCCGACGTACGAAGACAAGGTCGCCCGCCGCGCCATCCGCCTGCACGACCTCACCGAGCCGACGCTGGAAGCCAAGCTGAAAGAAGTGCTCGAGTATCACAACTTCATGCTGGCGAATTACCTGAACGCGCCAACGGTCGATTACGCGCAGACGCTTGACACGCTACGCAAGGCCGGCGAACAGATCGCACCAATGCTGGCCGACGTCTCGCACGCACTGACCGAAGCACGCCGCCATGGCAAACCGCTGTTGTTCGAAGGTGCGCAGGGCACGCTGCTGGATGTGGATAACGGCACCTACCCCTTCGTCACCTCGTCCAACTGCGTCTCGGGGGCCGCTGGCCCCGGCGCCGGCGTGGGCGCGCGCATGATCGATTACGTGCTCGGCATCACCAAGGCCTACACCACGCGCGTCGGCTCCGGCCCGTTCCCGACCGAGCTGTTCGACGACATCGGTGCCGGTCTGGCGAAGCGCGGCAATGAATTCGGCTCAGTCACCGGCCGCCCGCGTCGCTGCGGCTGGCTCGACATCCCTGCCCTCAAGCGCAGCTTCGAGATCAACGGCGTCGATGGCATGGCGATCATGAAGCTCGACGTGCTCTCGGGCATGGACGAGATCAAGATCTGCACCGGCTACGACTTCCGCGGCGAATGGATCGACCGCCTGCCGTACGGCTCCAGCGCCGTTGCCGACTGCAAGCCGGTGTACGAAACGCTGGCTGGCTGGAAGGAATCGGTGTTCGGCATCCGCAAGTTCGAGCAGTTGCCGATGAATGCGCAGAGCTATCTCAAGCGCGTCGAGGCGCTGACCGGTGTGCCAATCGCGCTGGTGTCTACGGGCTTCGAGCGCGACGACACCATCCTGATGCAGCACCCGCTGAACTAG
- a CDS encoding phosphoribosyltransferase, translated as MTDTGHLYVTWQRYHRLIEKLALVVYDSKWEFDHIICIARGGLRVGDQLSRIFDKPLAIMSTSSYVEEGGTVRGKLLVSEHLTMTSATLGDRVLVVDDMVDSGHTLHVVKQELPTRYPHLKDVRTGVLWKKGVSTFHPDYFVEFLPTNPWIHQPFEGYDSTRPHQLSRED; from the coding sequence ATGACCGACACCGGCCACCTTTACGTCACCTGGCAACGCTACCATCGCCTGATCGAAAAGCTGGCGCTGGTGGTTTACGATTCGAAGTGGGAGTTCGACCACATCATCTGCATCGCGCGCGGTGGCCTGCGCGTGGGCGACCAGCTCTCCCGCATCTTCGACAAGCCGCTCGCGATCATGAGCACGTCGAGCTATGTCGAGGAAGGTGGCACCGTTCGCGGCAAGCTGCTGGTGTCGGAGCATCTGACGATGACCAGTGCCACACTGGGGGATCGCGTGCTGGTGGTCGACGACATGGTGGACTCCGGACACACGCTGCATGTGGTCAAGCAGGAGTTGCCGACGCGCTATCCGCACCTGAAAGACGTGCGCACCGGTGTGCTGTGGAAGAAGGGCGTCTCAACCTTTCATCCCGACTACTTCGTCGAGTTCCTGCCCACCAATCCGTGGATTCATCAGCCGTTTGAAGGCTACGACTCCACGCGCCCGCACCAGCTGTCGCGAGAAGACTGA
- a CDS encoding DUF3052 family protein translates to MNAPDTPAGYSGTPLAKKLGIKPGTAVCAVNAPAYYRDLLAPLPADVTFSTNVTPGAGLVHLFALARTDLVAALERIRPLLATDGMIWVSWPKKASNVPTDITEDTIRAVALPMGLVDVKVCAVDATWSGLKLVIRKALR, encoded by the coding sequence ATGAACGCGCCTGACACGCCAGCCGGCTATTCCGGCACCCCGCTTGCAAAGAAGCTCGGCATCAAGCCCGGAACTGCGGTCTGCGCCGTCAATGCGCCGGCCTACTACCGCGATCTGCTCGCGCCGCTGCCAGCTGATGTCACGTTTTCAACCAACGTGACACCCGGCGCTGGCCTCGTCCACCTTTTCGCCCTCGCCCGCACCGACCTCGTCGCCGCACTGGAACGCATCCGTCCGCTGCTCGCAACGGACGGCATGATCTGGGTCTCGTGGCCGAAGAAAGCGTCGAATGTCCCCACCGACATCACCGAGGACACCATCCGCGCCGTTGCGCTGCCGATGGGGCTGGTTGACGTCAAAGTGTGCGCAGTGGACGCCACGTGGTCCGGGCTCAAACTGGTGATCCGCAAAGCCCTTCGGTAG
- a CDS encoding glutathione S-transferase family protein, which yields MNTAQPQLTLYGAQASGSIAVEAALTLLGIPYALVKGATWAEEAARDRVAPVNPMRQIPTLVLPDGEVMTESAAILIYLADLHPEARLAPAPGDARRTQFLRWMVYVSSAIYSLHWIKPDVQRIGAPPGARESVVNAVHDRIAFCWANMDKQVAPGRYLLGDELTVLDLYVTVVSRFGPWRERFYQAAPRMTPVVQRVDAEPQLQAFWPERFPPD from the coding sequence ATGAACACCGCACAACCCCAACTCACGCTCTACGGTGCGCAGGCGTCCGGCTCCATCGCGGTCGAAGCGGCCCTGACGCTGCTGGGCATCCCCTACGCGCTGGTCAAAGGCGCCACCTGGGCCGAGGAAGCCGCGCGCGACCGCGTTGCGCCGGTGAACCCGATGCGGCAGATCCCAACGCTGGTGCTGCCCGATGGCGAGGTGATGACCGAGAGCGCTGCGATCCTGATTTATCTTGCCGATCTGCACCCCGAGGCGCGGCTGGCCCCGGCGCCGGGTGATGCGCGCCGTACCCAGTTTCTGCGCTGGATGGTGTACGTGTCCTCCGCCATCTACTCGCTGCACTGGATCAAGCCCGACGTGCAGCGCATCGGCGCACCGCCGGGCGCGCGCGAGTCCGTCGTCAACGCCGTGCACGACCGCATCGCGTTCTGCTGGGCCAACATGGACAAGCAGGTTGCCCCTGGGCGCTATCTGCTCGGCGACGAGTTGACCGTGCTCGACCTCTACGTCACCGTTGTATCCCGCTTCGGGCCTTGGCGCGAGCGCTTCTACCAGGCGGCGCCGCGCATGACACCGGTGGTGCAGCGCGTGGACGCGGAGCCACAGCTGCAGGCCTTCTGGCCGGAACGCTTCCCACCCGACTAG
- a CDS encoding type II toxin-antitoxin system Phd/YefM family antitoxin: MDTLLSTRSIGISDLRESPARAFEQADETAVVVLNHNRPAGYILSTRLMEALLDQAADRLITSRAAARVASIKSARKITLDDL; the protein is encoded by the coding sequence ATGGACACTCTTCTTTCCACCCGCAGCATTGGCATCTCCGATTTGCGCGAATCACCGGCTCGTGCTTTCGAGCAGGCCGACGAAACGGCTGTGGTTGTGCTCAATCACAATCGGCCTGCGGGTTACATCCTGTCCACGCGTCTGATGGAAGCGTTGCTTGATCAGGCGGCTGATCGTTTGATCACGTCAAGGGCAGCGGCGCGCGTGGCGTCCATCAAGAGTGCGCGCAAAATCACGCTCGATGACCTATGA
- a CDS encoding type II toxin-antitoxin system RelE family toxin, with the protein MTYELAIHPLAEAEWKRLDESVKRRFKQKLAKERLTNPRVAKDALHGEPDCYKIKITTPQYRLAYHVDDKVRLLTILAVSSRDDVYELLQARRP; encoded by the coding sequence ATGACCTATGAGCTTGCGATCCATCCGCTAGCCGAAGCGGAATGGAAGCGCCTTGACGAATCTGTAAAGCGCCGCTTCAAGCAAAAGCTGGCGAAGGAACGGCTGACAAATCCGCGTGTCGCCAAGGACGCTCTGCACGGTGAACCTGATTGTTACAAGATAAAAATCACCACACCGCAATATCGACTCGCATATCACGTCGATGACAAGGTGCGGCTACTCACGATTCTCGCTGTCAGTTCGCGTGACGACGTTTACGAATTGCTGCAGGCGCGACGCCCGTGA
- a CDS encoding alpha/beta fold hydrolase → MSSSSPARRVRSTGAALVLTAAAAITSTVAAPAIAADYPASKEGTWVVRDFRFHTGEVLPELRLNYRTVGEPTGEPVLVLHGTTGSGAGMLSPAFAGELFGAGQPLDASRYFIILPDAIGAGKSSKPSDGLRAKFPKYNYDDMVDAQYRLVTEHLGVKRLRLVIGNSMGGMQVWIWAHKYPDAMDVAVPMASLPTAMSGRNWMMRRLIIDSIRNDPEWMNGNYTRQPRSLQFASVFFATATNGGNQALFEAAPTSAKADEWLNQRLNGPFAGDANDHLYQWESSRDYDPSTGLERIKATLLAINSADDERNPPELGVLDREIKRVKNGRILLIPGSESTAGHGTTGQAKFWKKELAELLANAPKLAQR, encoded by the coding sequence ATGTCGTCATCGTCGCCGGCCCGCAGAGTACGATCAACGGGAGCCGCGCTGGTGCTAACCGCTGCGGCTGCCATCACATCAACGGTTGCTGCGCCTGCGATAGCTGCCGACTACCCGGCGTCAAAGGAAGGCACTTGGGTCGTCCGCGACTTCCGCTTTCACACCGGTGAAGTGCTACCGGAACTGCGGCTGAACTACCGCACCGTGGGTGAGCCGACGGGCGAGCCGGTGCTGGTGCTGCATGGCACCACCGGCTCGGGCGCGGGCATGCTCTCACCTGCGTTTGCGGGCGAGCTGTTTGGCGCCGGGCAGCCGCTGGACGCGAGCCGCTACTTCATCATCCTGCCGGACGCGATTGGCGCTGGCAAATCGAGCAAGCCCTCGGACGGGCTGCGCGCGAAGTTCCCCAAGTACAACTACGACGACATGGTGGACGCGCAGTACCGGCTGGTGACTGAGCATCTGGGCGTCAAGCGGTTGCGGCTGGTGATCGGCAATTCAATGGGCGGCATGCAGGTGTGGATCTGGGCGCATAAGTACCCGGACGCGATGGACGTTGCGGTGCCGATGGCGTCGCTGCCGACGGCGATGTCGGGCCGTAACTGGATGATGAGGCGGCTGATCATCGATTCCATCCGCAACGACCCGGAATGGATGAACGGCAACTACACCAGGCAGCCGCGCAGCCTGCAGTTCGCGTCGGTGTTTTTCGCGACCGCGACCAACGGCGGCAATCAGGCATTGTTCGAGGCGGCGCCGACCAGCGCCAAGGCGGATGAATGGCTGAACCAGCGCCTCAACGGGCCGTTCGCTGGCGATGCCAACGATCACCTCTACCAGTGGGAGTCGTCACGCGACTACGACCCTTCGACGGGGCTGGAACGCATCAAGGCAACACTGCTGGCCATCAACTCGGCCGACGATGAGCGCAACCCGCCGGAACTGGGCGTGCTGGATCGCGAGATCAAGCGGGTGAAGAACGGCCGCATCCTGCTCATCCCCGGCAGCGAAAGTACCGCCGGGCACGGCACCACCGGGCAGGCGAAGTTCTGGAAGAAGGAACTGGCGGAGCTGCTCGCGAACGCGCCGAAGCTGGCGCAACGCTAG
- a CDS encoding putative bifunctional diguanylate cyclase/phosphodiesterase, which produces MKRFLHAGTAIATVGRELGVSTVTAANEPRLKPSALSTRAILDACATVTLLVNRSGTIEFESAELARLTGWSQQSCVGKPCFEVLRVNAAQRIDSAFNLIVRGRLQRATFEFEVTATNGDVLVFLATLTDALSVADVGAVVITAQEISRRKAFEIALRHNANHDSLTGLYNRRAALRQINRWIEEDETPNARPAVLLLDIDGFKAVNDVYGHAVGDAMLVAVAQRLSALDPANVGVARLGGDELLLFARYEDAEKQLPQIAVTVLAAMRKPVQAESHWIHTSVSIGIAACPDGGKTADELVRHADLALYQAKDAGRNTVRWFGREAATRLRERTVLRRELERALSGDEFAMHYQPIVDVNSRSIYAHEALLRWHHPQRGLLTARDFIHEIDGAGLTVPLAQWALQAAFRSALASESVRASPIAINVHPRLLQRPDFARNLMQSLRDDNIQPQQIALEITEQDFVRTADASPANIVALADAGIRVVIDDFGTGFSNFGYLTRFPVHAIKIDREFVAQIGINARSETLISALIGLAEELGIQTIGEGIENAEQSDYLVHQGCVLQQGYYWGRPSAGGAPTPLLPNDSLTIV; this is translated from the coding sequence GTGAAGAGATTCCTGCATGCTGGGACCGCCATCGCCACTGTCGGGCGTGAGTTGGGTGTCTCGACCGTCACCGCTGCCAACGAGCCGCGACTCAAGCCGTCGGCGCTCTCCACGCGCGCGATCCTTGACGCCTGCGCCACTGTCACCCTGCTGGTCAATCGGTCCGGCACCATCGAGTTCGAGAGCGCCGAGCTGGCGAGGCTCACTGGATGGTCGCAACAAAGCTGTGTCGGCAAGCCATGCTTTGAGGTGCTCCGGGTCAATGCGGCCCAGCGTATTGATTCCGCTTTCAATCTGATCGTGCGTGGTCGCCTGCAGCGGGCAACCTTCGAGTTTGAGGTGACGGCAACCAACGGCGACGTGCTGGTCTTTCTGGCGACGCTGACCGATGCACTCTCTGTGGCAGATGTGGGCGCGGTGGTCATCACGGCGCAGGAGATCTCGCGGCGCAAGGCATTCGAAATTGCACTGCGCCACAACGCCAATCATGATTCGCTGACCGGCCTGTACAACCGTCGTGCGGCGCTGCGCCAGATCAACCGCTGGATTGAAGAGGACGAAACGCCCAACGCACGGCCAGCCGTGTTGCTGCTCGACATTGACGGTTTCAAGGCGGTCAATGATGTGTACGGCCACGCGGTTGGCGATGCCATGCTGGTTGCGGTGGCGCAACGGCTCAGCGCGCTGGACCCGGCCAATGTGGGCGTGGCACGCCTGGGTGGCGACGAGCTGCTGCTGTTCGCCCGCTATGAAGACGCCGAGAAGCAGTTGCCGCAGATCGCGGTCACGGTGCTGGCGGCGATGCGCAAACCGGTGCAGGCCGAATCACACTGGATTCACACCAGCGTCAGTATCGGCATCGCGGCCTGCCCCGACGGCGGCAAGACGGCCGACGAATTGGTGCGGCATGCTGACCTTGCGCTCTATCAGGCCAAGGATGCCGGGCGCAACACGGTGCGCTGGTTCGGCCGCGAAGCGGCGACCCGGCTGCGCGAACGCACGGTGCTGCGGCGTGAGCTCGAGCGCGCGTTGAGCGGCGACGAGTTTGCGATGCACTATCAGCCGATCGTCGACGTCAATTCGCGCTCGATCTATGCGCATGAGGCGTTGTTGCGCTGGCATCATCCGCAACGTGGCCTGCTCACTGCGCGCGACTTCATTCACGAGATTGACGGTGCCGGGCTCACGGTGCCGCTGGCGCAATGGGCCTTGCAGGCGGCGTTCCGGAGCGCACTGGCGAGCGAATCGGTGCGAGCCAGCCCGATCGCCATCAATGTCCACCCGCGTCTGCTGCAGCGGCCGGATTTCGCCCGCAATCTGATGCAGTCACTGCGTGATGACAACATTCAGCCGCAACAGATCGCCCTCGAAATTACCGAGCAGGACTTTGTGCGCACGGCGGACGCCTCACCCGCCAATATCGTCGCGCTCGCCGACGCCGGAATCCGTGTCGTGATTGACGACTTCGGCACCGGTTTCTCCAACTTTGGTTACCTCACGCGCTTTCCGGTGCACGCGATCAAGATCGACCGCGAATTTGTCGCCCAGATTGGCATCAATGCGCGGTCCGAGACGCTGATCAGTGCGTTGATTGGTCTGGCGGAGGAGCTGGGCATCCAGACCATCGGAGAAGGCATCGAAAACGCCGAGCAGAGTGACTATCTGGTGCATCAAGGCTGCGTGCTGCAGCAGGGCTATTACTGGGGCCGCCCGTCGGCAGGCGGCGCGCCGACGCCGCTGTTGCCGAACGACTCACTGACGATTGTCTAG
- a CDS encoding S1C family serine protease produces MKRPDIGTVKSALAGAAGALAVLGIAAGLYAAFAPKPVRLTQEKIDAAVAHSLREAVLPSPAAKAYETILPSVVRVNGYVTDPKTKEQVQYGVGTGVVIVDNGTILTNLHVVQGAEKIKVTFMDGLESEAYFSGARPEHDLAVIRALKIPDDMLAATMASTQNLAPGDHVFAVGFPFGIGPSVSAGIVSGLNRNFMSPEGKRMLSNLIQFDAAANPGNSGGPLVTAEGEVVGIVTAILNPNENQRTFVGIGFAVPIENAASAVGMPPF; encoded by the coding sequence GTGAAACGCCCAGACATCGGCACAGTGAAGTCGGCGCTGGCTGGCGCGGCGGGCGCGCTGGCTGTGCTCGGGATTGCTGCGGGACTCTACGCGGCGTTCGCGCCGAAGCCGGTGCGCCTCACGCAGGAAAAGATTGACGCCGCAGTCGCGCACAGCCTGCGGGAGGCCGTGCTGCCTTCGCCTGCCGCAAAGGCTTACGAGACCATCCTGCCCTCGGTGGTGCGCGTCAACGGCTACGTGACCGATCCGAAGACGAAAGAGCAAGTGCAATACGGCGTCGGCACCGGCGTGGTGATCGTCGATAACGGCACCATCCTGACCAACCTGCACGTAGTGCAGGGCGCCGAGAAGATCAAGGTCACATTCATGGACGGCCTGGAGAGCGAGGCTTACTTCAGTGGTGCGCGGCCAGAGCATGACCTCGCCGTGATCCGTGCGCTGAAGATTCCCGACGACATGCTGGCCGCGACGATGGCGAGCACGCAAAACCTCGCGCCGGGCGATCACGTGTTTGCGGTAGGTTTTCCATTCGGCATCGGGCCTTCAGTTTCGGCCGGGATCGTGTCCGGCCTGAACCGCAATTTCATGTCGCCGGAAGGCAAGCGCATGCTGTCGAACCTGATCCAGTTTGACGCGGCGGCGAACCCCGGCAATTCGGGCGGCCCGCTGGTGACGGCCGAGGGCGAAGTGGTGGGCATCGTCACAGCCATCCTGAACCCGAACGAAAACCAGCGAACGTTTGTCGGCATCGGCTTTGCGGTACCGATCGAGAACGCGGCGTCAGCGGTGGGTATGCCACCGTTTTGA
- a CDS encoding AAA family ATPase: MSTDTASGELMERILYEVKRVVVGQDRFLERVMVALLAEGHLLVEGVPGLAKTLTVKTLATAIHGSFRRIQFTPDLVPADLVGTRVYHPGTGAFSTTLGPVFANLLLADEINRAPAKVQSALLEVMQERQVTIAGETHRVPKPFVVMATQNPIETEGTYPLPEAQVDRFMMKVLVDYPTDEEEFVIVQRVTGPRTDLVPIATTEELQTLQNACREVYVDPALVQYAVKLVAATRNPAKIGLTDFSKYITYGASPRGSIALTEGARALALMRGRRYVLTEDMTDLVHDVLRHRISLSYEALSDGVTTDAILSRIMSKVAAPIKPLQSRDEEPKAA, encoded by the coding sequence ATGAGCACTGACACAGCAAGCGGCGAGTTGATGGAACGCATCCTCTATGAGGTCAAGCGGGTTGTTGTAGGTCAGGATCGCTTTCTTGAGCGGGTGATGGTGGCGCTGCTGGCCGAGGGGCATCTGCTGGTGGAAGGCGTGCCCGGACTGGCCAAAACGCTCACGGTGAAAACGCTGGCGACCGCCATCCACGGCAGCTTCCGGCGCATCCAGTTCACCCCCGATCTGGTGCCTGCCGATCTGGTGGGCACCCGCGTCTATCACCCTGGCACTGGCGCGTTCAGCACCACGCTGGGCCCGGTGTTTGCCAACCTGCTGCTGGCCGACGAGATCAACCGGGCGCCGGCGAAGGTGCAGAGCGCGTTGCTGGAGGTGATGCAAGAGCGACAGGTCACTATCGCCGGCGAGACACATCGGGTGCCAAAGCCGTTCGTGGTGATGGCGACGCAGAACCCGATCGAGACCGAAGGCACCTATCCGTTGCCAGAAGCGCAGGTGGACCGCTTCATGATGAAGGTGCTGGTGGACTATCCCACCGACGAGGAGGAATTCGTCATCGTGCAGCGGGTCACCGGCCCGCGCACTGATCTGGTCCCGATCGCCACCACCGAAGAATTGCAGACGCTGCAGAACGCTTGCCGCGAGGTCTACGTCGACCCGGCACTGGTGCAATACGCGGTGAAGCTGGTCGCCGCCACGCGCAACCCGGCGAAGATCGGTCTCACCGATTTCAGCAAGTACATCACCTACGGCGCCAGCCCGCGCGGCAGCATTGCGCTCACCGAAGGTGCACGGGCGCTGGCGCTGATGCGCGGCCGCCGTTATGTGCTCACCGAGGACATGACCGATCTGGTGCACGATGTGCTGCGCCACCGCATTTCGCTGAGCTACGAGGCACTGTCCGACGGCGTCACGACTGATGCAATCCTCAGCCGCATCATGAGCAAGGTAGCCGCCCCCATCAAGCCGCTACAGTCGCGCGATGAAGAACCGAAAGCAGCCTGA